The following are encoded together in the Tripterygium wilfordii isolate XIE 37 chromosome 18, ASM1340144v1, whole genome shotgun sequence genome:
- the LOC119984477 gene encoding glutaredoxin-C9-like encodes MQQAIPYKSWLPIYTNINHPLNPSTITPKKTVNKKVVNMVSENAIILFARRGCCMGHVVRRLLLGLGVNPPVYEIDEEEEDGILKELDQIVNKGKKVQQLPAVFIGGTLFGGLDRVMETHISGELVPILKEAGVLWL; translated from the coding sequence ATGCAGCAAGCGATTCCTTACAAGTCATGGCTACCCATTTACACCAACATCAACCACCCACTAAACCCATCAACCATAACCCCCAAGAAGACGGTGAACAAGAAGGTGGTGAACATGGTGTCTGAGAATGCAATCATATTGTTCGCAAGGCGTGGATGTTGTATGGGACACGTTGTGAGGAGACTGCTATTAGGGCTTGGCGTGAATCCTCCAGTTTATGAGATtgatgaagaggaggaagatGGAATTTTGAAGGAATTGGATCAGATTGTCAATAAAGGTAAGAAAGTGCAGCAGCTTCCAGCAGTGTTTATTGGTGGGACTTTGTTTGGAGGATTGGATAGAGTTATGGAAACTCATATCTCTGGCGAATTGGTTCCTATCTTGAAGGAAGCTGGAGTCTTGTGGCTTTGA